The following proteins come from a genomic window of Desulfuromonas sp. TF:
- a CDS encoding ATP-binding protein, translating to MQNLVDNAVKFIGDQPEPLVEIGVRIEEKEPVFFVRDNGVGIDPRYHQKIFGLFERLSADTEGTGIGLALVKRIVEVHGGRIWVESEAGQGTAFCFTLRQEE from the coding sequence ATGCAGAATCTGGTCGACAACGCCGTCAAATTCATAGGCGATCAACCCGAACCCCTGGTGGAGATCGGGGTTCGGATTGAAGAGAAAGAGCCGGTCTTCTTCGTTCGGGACAACGGCGTCGGCATCGATCCCCGATACCATCAGAAGATTTTCGGTCTTTTCGAGCGCCTGAGCGCCGACACGGAAGGGACGGGCATCGGTCTGGCCCTGGTCAAGCGCATCGTCGAGGTGCACGGGGGCCGCATCTGGGTGGAATCGGAAGCCGGCCAGGGGACCGCTTTCTGCTTCACCCTGCGACAGGAGGAATGA
- a CDS encoding DUF1318 domain-containing protein, with product MKRSIRVAGLLLLLVAVSCVTINIYFPAEEVRSAADRIVNEVWGERALSEEPKPPKPPLLEKAPGSSMFFLLQPRSAYAQQDIDVSTPEIRAIRASLKERSGKLFPYFDAGNVGVGRDGLLKVRTTDGLDLKGRAEVQQLVSAENEDRRRLYKEIARANGFPDKADEVQQIFADTWRDKAGKGWYIEQSGGGWERK from the coding sequence ATGAAAAGATCTATCCGAGTTGCCGGTCTTCTGCTCCTCCTCGTCGCGGTCTCCTGCGTGACCATCAACATCTACTTCCCCGCCGAGGAAGTGCGCAGCGCCGCGGACCGCATCGTCAACGAAGTCTGGGGCGAACGGGCCTTGTCTGAAGAGCCGAAACCGCCGAAGCCGCCCCTCCTGGAGAAGGCTCCCGGAAGCAGCATGTTCTTCCTGCTCCAGCCGCGCAGCGCCTACGCCCAGCAGGACATCGACGTCAGCACGCCGGAGATCCGGGCTATTCGTGCGTCCCTGAAGGAGCGCTCGGGAAAGCTGTTTCCGTATTTCGATGCGGGGAACGTGGGCGTGGGGCGGGACGGTCTGCTCAAGGTCCGCACCACCGACGGGCTGGACTTGAAAGGCAGGGCCGAGGTGCAACAGCTGGTTTCCGCCGAAAACGAGGACCGCCGGCGGCTGTACAAGGAAATCGCCCGGGCAAACGGTTTTCCCGATAAGGCCGATGAAGTGCAGCAAATCTTCGCCGATACCTGGCGGGACAAGGCAGGCAAGGGGTGGTATATCGAGCAGTCCGGAGGGGGATGGGAGAGGAAGTGA
- a CDS encoding RT0821/Lpp0805 family surface protein has translation MKRTALLLLVMVGAMFDYTPLWGQEYGTGLEDSEHQAMSETFQYALENNRTNEASAWVNPDTSRSGSVVPVNTFQNSAGQYCREFVTTVIIGGVEEPAYGTACRQPDGAWLIVPGEAAADSGRAVERVVEKHYIHPYGYGDWYAYYPFYHYPDPWFYSSRIFFSFNIVHFSGTRHFKHARGHHLHFHGIHRHKGVKDLRGKHHHDGFIRSHRGGVIVRPGDGHIRRDSRRGPDDRVIRGPRAKSDMQRFQRRPDTFRNLNRGGIHRGISGGRDFHNRRDVRRGSDDRVIRGPGTKSSMQRFQRRPDTFRNSDRGGIHRGGSGGRDFHKRHSGSSRSGR, from the coding sequence ATGAAACGCACGGCCCTCCTACTGTTGGTAATGGTTGGGGCCATGTTCGATTATACGCCCCTTTGGGGGCAGGAATATGGCACCGGGCTCGAGGATTCAGAGCATCAGGCCATGTCCGAGACCTTTCAGTATGCCCTGGAAAACAACCGGACGAACGAGGCCTCGGCGTGGGTGAACCCGGACACCTCGCGTTCAGGAAGCGTGGTGCCGGTGAACACCTTTCAAAATTCCGCCGGTCAGTATTGCCGGGAATTTGTCACCACGGTAATCATCGGCGGCGTTGAGGAACCGGCTTACGGCACGGCCTGCCGGCAGCCCGACGGTGCCTGGCTGATCGTACCCGGTGAGGCGGCCGCGGACAGTGGGCGCGCCGTCGAACGAGTCGTTGAAAAACATTATATCCATCCTTATGGTTATGGAGATTGGTACGCTTACTATCCGTTCTATCATTACCCGGACCCCTGGTTTTACTCTTCTCGGATTTTCTTCAGCTTCAACATCGTGCATTTTTCCGGAACGCGTCACTTTAAGCATGCCAGGGGACATCATCTTCATTTCCATGGCATCCATCGCCACAAAGGAGTGAAGGATTTACGCGGCAAGCATCATCATGACGGCTTCATTCGTTCGCACCGAGGCGGCGTCATTGTGCGCCCTGGCGACGGTCATATCCGTCGCGATTCCCGCCGGGGCCCGGATGATCGGGTGATACGCGGACCGAGAGCAAAGAGTGATATGCAGCGGTTCCAGAGGCGCCCCGATACCTTCAGGAACCTGAATCGAGGAGGCATTCATCGGGGCATCAGCGGTGGGCGCGACTTCCACAACCGTCGAGATGTCCGCCGTGGCTCGGATGATCGGGTGATACGCGGGCCGGGCACCAAAAGCAGCATGCAGCGCTTCCAGAGGCGACCCGATACGTTCAGAAATTCGGATCGAGGAGGGATTCATCGGGGCGGCAGCGGTGGCCGTGACTTCCACAAACGTCACTCTGGAAGTTCGCGATCCGGCCGTTGA
- a CDS encoding CAP domain-containing protein, translated as MKRLPTIACLLLLVLLNLSPPVSGTEKPEIDPGKLAVRIHELVNKERAKNDLPPLKWNEALAEIARKHSEDMSEKGYFSHTNPRGETPTERGAKAGFTCRKEYGLAFRTGLAENLAQNSLFHAVRYTVGPGGKTRERLWNTLEEIAGSTVQGWMKSEGHRKNILNPGYATEGIGIGFTEDGKVYITQMFC; from the coding sequence ATGAAACGTCTTCCCACCATCGCGTGTCTGCTCCTCCTTGTATTGCTGAATCTTTCGCCGCCGGTCTCCGGCACGGAAAAGCCGGAGATCGACCCCGGAAAACTGGCCGTCCGAATCCACGAGCTGGTCAACAAGGAGAGAGCCAAGAACGATCTGCCTCCGCTGAAATGGAACGAAGCGCTGGCGGAGATCGCCCGAAAGCACAGCGAAGACATGAGCGAGAAGGGGTATTTCTCCCATACGAATCCGCGGGGGGAGACGCCCACGGAGCGGGGAGCAAAGGCCGGTTTCACCTGCCGGAAAGAATACGGTTTGGCCTTTCGGACGGGACTCGCGGAAAACCTGGCGCAGAATAGCCTGTTCCACGCCGTCCGGTATACCGTCGGTCCTGGCGGCAAAACCCGGGAGCGGCTCTGGAACACCCTGGAGGAAATCGCCGGCTCGACCGTCCAGGGATGGATGAAAAGCGAAGGACACCGCAAGAACATCCTGAACCCGGGCTACGCCACGGAAGGGATCGGCATCGGATTCACCGAGGACGGCAAGGTCTATATAACGCAAATGTTCTGCTGA
- a CDS encoding FAD-binding oxidoreductase, translating into MLDPRIIQILRDIVGADNVSTDKADLICHSYDATQQKHLPDVVVYPATAAEISLILKMANTEKVPVFPRGAGSGFTGGSLPTKGGIVLVTSRMDRILRIDEENLVAEVEPGVVTEQFQQAVEKVGLFYPPDPASLKFSTLGGNVAECAGGPRCVKYGVTKDYILGLEIVTPQGDIIRTGGQTMKGVVGYDLTKLMVGCEGTLGVITRIIIKLLPLPEAKKTMLVLFDSIDGAAQGVSAIIRGKIIPTTLEFMDATTIDCVRQATGLQIPAAARAVLIIEVDGDRDLIERQAKRILDIVAPLGVVETRVAQTPAESEDIWKVRRQVSPSLRKVNPDKFNEDICVPRSRVPEMIRAIEAIASKYEIPIVNFGHAGDGNIHVNVMIDSSVPGELEKAEKAIEEIFAETLKLDGTMSGEHGVGITKAPYIPMELDSAAVAYMKTIKRALDPNNILNPGKIFLED; encoded by the coding sequence ATGCTCGACCCTCGCATCATCCAGATCCTCCGAGACATCGTCGGCGCCGATAACGTCTCCACCGACAAGGCCGACCTGATCTGCCATTCCTATGACGCCACTCAGCAGAAGCATCTCCCCGACGTGGTGGTCTATCCCGCCACGGCCGCCGAGATCAGCCTGATCCTGAAAATGGCCAATACCGAAAAGGTTCCGGTTTTTCCCAGGGGCGCCGGCAGCGGCTTCACTGGCGGCAGCCTTCCCACCAAGGGGGGGATCGTGCTGGTCACCTCGCGGATGGACCGGATCCTGCGCATCGACGAGGAGAACCTGGTCGCCGAAGTGGAGCCGGGGGTCGTCACCGAACAGTTTCAGCAGGCGGTGGAGAAGGTGGGGCTCTTCTATCCCCCCGACCCCGCCTCCCTCAAATTCAGCACCCTTGGCGGCAATGTCGCCGAGTGCGCCGGCGGACCGCGATGCGTCAAGTACGGCGTGACCAAGGACTACATCCTCGGCCTGGAAATAGTCACTCCGCAGGGAGACATCATCCGCACGGGGGGACAGACCATGAAGGGGGTGGTCGGCTACGACTTGACCAAGCTCATGGTCGGCTGCGAAGGGACCCTCGGGGTCATCACCAGGATCATCATCAAGCTGCTGCCGCTCCCCGAAGCGAAAAAGACCATGCTGGTGCTCTTCGACTCCATCGACGGCGCGGCGCAGGGCGTCTCGGCCATCATCCGCGGCAAGATCATCCCCACCACCCTGGAGTTCATGGACGCCACCACCATCGACTGCGTTCGCCAGGCTACCGGCCTGCAGATCCCCGCGGCCGCCCGCGCGGTTCTGATCATCGAAGTCGACGGCGACCGCGATCTCATCGAACGCCAGGCGAAGCGCATCCTGGACATCGTCGCGCCCCTGGGCGTGGTGGAGACACGGGTGGCGCAGACGCCGGCTGAAAGCGAAGACATCTGGAAGGTGCGGCGGCAGGTCTCCCCCAGCCTGCGCAAGGTCAACCCCGACAAGTTCAACGAGGATATCTGCGTCCCCAGAAGCCGCGTTCCGGAAATGATCCGTGCCATCGAGGCCATCGCCTCGAAGTATGAGATTCCCATCGTCAATTTCGGCCATGCCGGCGACGGCAACATCCATGTCAACGTGATGATCGACAGCTCCGTCCCCGGAGAACTGGAAAAGGCGGAGAAGGCCATCGAGGAGATCTTCGCCGAGACCCTGAAGCTCGACGGCACCATGAGCGGCGAACACGGCGTCGGCATCACCAAGGCCCCCTATATCCCGATGGAGCTCGATTCCGCGGCCGTGGCCTATATGAAGACGATCAAACGCGCCCTCGATCCGAACAATATTCTGAATCCCGGGAAGATATTTCTGGAAGACTAA
- a CDS encoding PAS domain S-box protein has product MEKPRNGKNRIERRAIDSRLMAVLDTVVDAVITIDVHGIILSFNRAAEKIFGYPANEVLSRKVNMLMPEPYQSEHDHYIHNYLTTGIPKIIGIGREVVGKRKDGTTFPMELAVSEARVGEQRIFTGIIRDISERRRAEQEREHLIAELEAKAAEMERFTYTVSHDLKSPLITIRGFLGLLEKDMAAGDAKRLKEDITHIQEAVRRMQMLLDELLTLSRIGRQSNPPQEIAMSELAREAVEQVEGQISERGVRIAIDPDLPHVRGDYPRL; this is encoded by the coding sequence ATGGAGAAGCCACGGAATGGGAAAAATCGAATCGAGCGGCGGGCGATTGATTCCCGGCTGATGGCCGTCCTCGATACGGTGGTCGATGCTGTCATCACCATTGACGTGCATGGGATTATTCTGTCCTTCAACCGAGCCGCGGAAAAGATCTTCGGCTATCCTGCCAATGAGGTGTTAAGCCGCAAGGTCAACATGCTCATGCCCGAGCCCTATCAAAGCGAGCACGACCATTATATCCACAATTATCTCACCACCGGCATCCCGAAGATCATCGGCATCGGCCGCGAGGTGGTCGGCAAGCGCAAGGACGGCACAACCTTCCCGATGGAACTGGCGGTCAGCGAGGCACGGGTGGGGGAGCAACGCATCTTCACCGGCATCATCCGCGACATCTCCGAGCGACGCCGGGCCGAACAGGAGCGCGAGCACCTCATCGCCGAACTGGAAGCGAAGGCGGCCGAAATGGAGCGCTTCACCTATACGGTTTCCCACGATCTGAAGAGCCCCCTGATTACCATCCGCGGCTTCCTCGGGCTTCTGGAGAAGGACATGGCGGCTGGCGACGCCAAGCGCCTGAAAGAAGATATTACCCACATCCAGGAAGCCGTGCGACGGATGCAGATGCTGCTCGACGAGCTTCTTACATTGTCGCGCATCGGCCGGCAGTCCAATCCACCGCAGGAGATCGCCATGAGCGAACTGGCCCGCGAAGCGGTTGAGCAGGTGGAGGGACAAATTTCCGAGCGGGGCGTTCGGATCGCGATCGACCCCGATCTTCCCCATGTCCGGGGCGACTACCCGCGTCT
- the larA gene encoding nickel-dependent lactate racemase, with amino-acid sequence MDPLFLKYGTESFPCPLSGARVLLPDLPAPPEDPEALIRSALDAPLGTPPLEEIIRPGEKVTIVTSDITRYTGSEVYLPILLDRLNGVGVADGDIEVLIGLGIHRKQTETEHRKILGPAFGRVKVTDHDCDNPAELVLRGETPGGIPVVINKRVAEADRVIVTGTVGFHYFAGFGGGRKGLVPGVAGRDTCMASHFAVFNPPAIGGRNPRAATGVLEGNPVHENILAAARMVEPDFLLNTVLSPEKKILDVFCGELEQAHLAACEQVRRLYAVRLDDPADLAVVSCGGYPKDINFIQSHKALDYGVNALWKGGTIILLAACGDGFGNKTFFDWFRHQDLDDFESALRERYEINGQTAYSTLIKARRYRVILVSELGDEETCRMGMEKASDLDEALKMAYEKLPPNPAVVVIPDGGTVLPVIKR; translated from the coding sequence ATGGACCCACTCTTTTTAAAATACGGGACCGAATCCTTCCCCTGCCCTCTTTCCGGTGCCCGGGTGCTGCTCCCGGACCTGCCGGCGCCGCCGGAAGATCCTGAAGCGCTGATCCGGTCGGCTCTGGACGCTCCTCTGGGGACGCCGCCCCTGGAGGAGATCATCCGGCCGGGGGAGAAGGTGACGATCGTTACCTCGGACATCACCCGCTATACCGGCAGTGAAGTCTACCTGCCGATCCTCCTCGACCGCCTGAACGGCGTCGGTGTCGCCGACGGGGACATCGAGGTGCTGATCGGCCTGGGCATTCACCGGAAGCAGACCGAGACCGAGCACCGCAAAATCCTGGGACCGGCCTTCGGGCGGGTGAAGGTCACCGACCACGACTGCGACAACCCGGCGGAACTGGTCCTGAGGGGGGAGACCCCGGGGGGCATTCCAGTTGTGATCAACAAACGAGTGGCGGAGGCCGACCGGGTCATCGTCACGGGCACCGTCGGATTTCACTATTTCGCCGGCTTCGGCGGCGGCCGCAAGGGTCTCGTCCCCGGAGTCGCCGGGCGGGATACCTGCATGGCCTCCCATTTCGCCGTCTTCAATCCGCCGGCGATCGGGGGCCGCAATCCCCGGGCGGCCACGGGCGTACTGGAAGGGAATCCGGTGCACGAGAACATCCTCGCCGCCGCCCGCATGGTGGAGCCCGATTTCCTTCTCAATACGGTCCTCTCTCCGGAGAAGAAGATCCTGGATGTTTTCTGCGGCGAACTGGAACAGGCCCACCTGGCCGCCTGTGAACAGGTCCGCCGGCTCTACGCCGTTCGCCTCGATGATCCCGCCGATCTGGCCGTTGTTTCCTGCGGAGGCTATCCCAAGGACATCAACTTCATCCAGTCGCATAAGGCCCTGGACTACGGCGTGAACGCCCTTTGGAAAGGGGGTACGATCATTCTGCTGGCCGCCTGCGGCGACGGGTTCGGAAACAAGACCTTTTTCGACTGGTTCCGCCACCAGGATCTGGACGATTTCGAGTCGGCCCTGCGCGAGCGCTACGAGATCAACGGCCAGACCGCCTACTCCACCCTGATCAAGGCCCGCCGCTACCGGGTCATCCTGGTCAGCGAACTGGGCGATGAGGAAACCTGCAGAATGGGGATGGAAAAGGCCTCGGACCTTGACGAAGCCCTCAAAATGGCGTATGAAAAGCTTCCCCCGAATCCCGCCGTGGTGGTTATCCCCGACGGCGGGACGGTGTTGCCGGTAATAAAGCGGTGA
- a CDS encoding (Fe-S)-binding protein, which produces MSKHKNLKDFEEQIRQCVKCGACQAHCPVFGEQKRESVVARGKVALAHALLEQEVELDERLIADMSKCLLCGSCFDKCPNLVPTDEIVMATRREIAERKGLTTFGKAVSTVLRNPALMNFMAKGGSAFSRLLFKKVPDQSGLRLRFPLPFVAKDRTLPEVAAKPFRDRHPEFIAGDPGMPTVAFFTGCMINYMYPEIGEATLAILRYMGMNILIPQDQGCCGLPALSSGDAAAVEDLSNKNLLAFGKREPDVIVTSCASCNIGMGKHFAALGPEHERLAAKVTDIHVFLQRYGLAEKLAQLPKKEVFQRVTYHDPCHLRTQGITREPREILKSLPAVRFVEMEGADRCCGLGGTFSVYHYDTSKKIGARKAPGIEKSGADLVASACPGCMMQLQDTIAHAGLPQKVIHILELVARELPEK; this is translated from the coding sequence ATGAGCAAACATAAAAACCTGAAAGATTTCGAAGAGCAGATCCGGCAGTGCGTCAAGTGCGGCGCCTGCCAGGCCCACTGCCCGGTTTTCGGCGAGCAGAAACGGGAGTCGGTAGTGGCCCGCGGCAAGGTGGCCCTGGCCCACGCCCTCCTCGAGCAGGAAGTGGAGCTGGACGAACGGCTGATCGCCGACATGTCCAAGTGCCTGCTCTGCGGCTCCTGCTTCGACAAGTGCCCCAACCTCGTCCCCACCGATGAAATCGTCATGGCCACCCGGAGGGAGATCGCCGAGCGAAAAGGGCTCACAACCTTCGGCAAGGCGGTGTCCACCGTCCTGCGAAACCCGGCCCTGATGAACTTTATGGCTAAAGGGGGCAGCGCCTTTTCCCGCCTCCTCTTCAAGAAGGTTCCGGATCAGAGCGGCCTGCGCCTGCGCTTTCCCCTTCCCTTCGTCGCTAAGGACCGCACCCTCCCGGAGGTTGCCGCCAAGCCTTTCCGCGACCGGCATCCCGAGTTCATCGCCGGCGATCCCGGCATGCCGACGGTCGCCTTCTTCACCGGGTGCATGATCAATTACATGTATCCGGAAATCGGCGAGGCGACGCTGGCGATCCTGCGCTACATGGGCATGAATATTCTCATTCCGCAGGACCAGGGATGCTGCGGGCTGCCGGCTCTGTCTTCCGGCGATGCGGCTGCGGTCGAGGACCTCTCGAACAAGAACCTTCTCGCCTTCGGCAAACGGGAACCCGACGTCATCGTCACCTCCTGCGCCTCCTGCAACATCGGCATGGGGAAACACTTCGCCGCTCTCGGCCCAGAGCATGAGCGGCTCGCCGCCAAGGTCACGGACATCCATGTCTTCCTGCAGCGGTACGGGCTGGCGGAGAAGCTGGCGCAGCTGCCGAAGAAGGAGGTCTTCCAGAGAGTGACCTACCACGACCCCTGCCACCTGCGCACCCAGGGGATCACCCGGGAGCCGCGGGAGATCCTGAAAAGCCTGCCGGCGGTTCGCTTCGTGGAGATGGAGGGGGCCGACCGCTGCTGCGGCCTTGGAGGGACCTTTTCCGTATACCACTACGATACGAGCAAGAAGATCGGAGCCCGCAAGGCCCCCGGCATCGAGAAGAGCGGAGCCGACCTGGTCGCCAGCGCCTGCCCCGGCTGCATGATGCAGCTGCAGGACACCATCGCCCACGCCGGCCTGCCGCAGAAGGTCATTCACATTCTCGAGCTGGTGGCCCGGGAACTCCCCGAGAAATGA
- a CDS encoding response regulator yields MDREEKPSEEPFVILLVEDNPAHAEMVKRALEGHPVANRIIHLTNGEAALDFLFRRGVFADPEKSPRPHVVLLDLRLPRIDGLEVLREIRTSAVLEKLPVVILTTSEAEIDAARAYEHHANSFLVKPLDFDKFIRLMEDLGFYWLKWNYYPWA; encoded by the coding sequence ATGGACAGAGAGGAAAAACCATCTGAAGAACCTTTCGTCATCCTGCTGGTGGAGGATAACCCGGCTCACGCCGAGATGGTCAAGCGGGCGCTGGAAGGGCACCCGGTGGCCAACCGGATAATCCATCTTACCAACGGCGAGGCGGCATTGGATTTTCTCTTCCGACGGGGTGTGTTCGCCGACCCCGAAAAAAGTCCGCGCCCCCATGTCGTTCTGCTCGATCTCCGCCTGCCCCGTATCGACGGGCTGGAAGTCCTCCGGGAAATCAGAACTTCCGCCGTGCTCGAGAAACTTCCCGTTGTTATTCTGACCACCTCCGAGGCCGAAATAGATGCGGCCAGGGCCTATGAGCACCATGCCAACAGCTTCCTGGTGAAACCCCTCGATTTCGACAAGTTCATCCGGCTGATGGAAGACCTTGGATTCTACTGGCTGAAATGGAACTATTACCCATGGGCATGA
- a CDS encoding thiamine biosynthesis protein produces the protein MSKALGLLSGGLDSSLAALALKRQGVEVTCISFVTPFFGSGKAEKAARHMDIPLIVKPIGDVHLEMVKNPRYGYGKNMNPCIDCHAMMFRLAGEIMAEQGFDFVFSGEVLGQRPMSQNLTALKTVAKYSGGRDRILRPLSARLLPITPMEEEGLVDRERLLDIQGRSRRRQEALAKEWGLIEYPSSGGGCLLTEKHFSDRLRDLFAHDPEAEVADVELLKVGRQFRLSPQAKLTLGRNQDDNDRIKVQLRPGQVLLRAADYNGPLGLVSGAPEAADLETAGAVVASYGKGKNEQEVEILIIREGREESIRIAPTDMGTSRQWII, from the coding sequence GTGAGTAAAGCACTAGGACTTTTATCCGGAGGACTTGACAGCAGCCTGGCTGCCCTGGCCTTGAAGCGCCAGGGGGTGGAGGTCACCTGCATCTCCTTCGTCACCCCCTTCTTCGGGTCGGGCAAGGCCGAAAAGGCCGCCCGCCATATGGACATACCCCTGATCGTCAAGCCGATCGGCGACGTTCACCTGGAGATGGTGAAGAATCCCCGGTACGGGTACGGCAAGAACATGAACCCCTGCATCGATTGCCATGCCATGATGTTCCGCCTCGCCGGGGAAATCATGGCAGAGCAAGGATTCGACTTCGTCTTCTCCGGCGAGGTGCTGGGGCAGCGGCCCATGAGTCAGAACCTGACGGCCCTGAAGACTGTAGCCAAATACTCCGGGGGTAGAGACCGCATCCTGCGCCCGCTGAGCGCCCGGCTCCTTCCCATTACCCCGATGGAAGAAGAGGGGCTGGTCGACCGCGAGCGGCTTCTTGACATCCAGGGGCGCTCCCGCCGACGCCAGGAAGCGCTGGCAAAGGAATGGGGTCTGATCGAATATCCTTCCTCGGGGGGCGGCTGTCTGCTTACCGAAAAGCATTTCTCCGACCGCCTGCGCGACCTCTTCGCCCACGATCCCGAGGCGGAGGTGGCCGACGTCGAACTCCTCAAGGTCGGGAGGCAGTTCCGCCTCTCCCCCCAAGCCAAGCTTACCCTAGGCCGCAACCAGGACGACAACGACAGGATCAAGGTCCAGCTCCGGCCGGGGCAGGTCCTGCTGAGGGCGGCCGATTACAATGGCCCCCTCGGGCTGGTGAGCGGCGCCCCTGAAGCGGCCGACCTGGAGACAGCCGGTGCTGTCGTCGCTTCTTACGGCAAGGGGAAGAACGAGCAGGAGGTGGAAATTCTGATCATTCGCGAGGGGCGCGAGGAGTCAATCCGGATTGCACCGACGGATATGGGGACTTCCCGGCAGTGGATTATTTAA
- the moaA gene encoding GTP 3',8-cyclase MoaA has translation MRDSFGRTIDYLRLSVTDRCNLRCRYCMPEEGVAPLNHGEILSYEELLRVAEAAARLGVRKIRVTGGEPLVRKGIVGFISRLAALPESPEITLTTNGLGLAEMAPELKAAGLSRINVSLDTLREDRFKGITRRDGLSKVLAGLEAADRAGLTPLKINMVPIRGVNEDEIADFAHLTREHPWEVRFIEFMPVSDGLDYTPENRFSAAAIMEALGREGELIPIPRQGPAGPARLFRYPDGLGRLGVIPAVSDHFCGECNRLRVTADGRIRTCLFSDAEIDLRSALRGESPGVSLEELLRTAVGEKPERHRIGEEDFQHGSRRMQKIGG, from the coding sequence TTGCGCGACAGTTTCGGCCGCACCATCGACTATCTCCGCCTTTCGGTCACCGACCGCTGCAACCTGCGTTGCCGTTACTGCATGCCCGAGGAAGGTGTTGCCCCGCTGAACCACGGCGAAATTCTCTCCTATGAGGAACTGCTGCGGGTGGCGGAAGCGGCTGCGCGTCTGGGCGTTAGAAAAATCCGGGTCACCGGAGGCGAGCCGCTGGTGCGCAAAGGGATCGTCGGTTTCATCAGCCGTCTTGCGGCCTTGCCGGAAAGCCCGGAGATAACCCTCACCACCAACGGCCTGGGGCTGGCAGAAATGGCGCCGGAGCTGAAGGCGGCGGGCCTGTCCCGGATCAACGTCAGCCTTGATACCCTGAGAGAGGACCGGTTCAAGGGGATTACCCGCCGCGACGGCCTTTCGAAAGTCCTTGCCGGTCTGGAGGCCGCGGACCGGGCGGGACTGACACCGCTCAAGATCAACATGGTTCCGATCCGCGGGGTGAACGAGGACGAAATCGCCGATTTCGCCCATCTCACCCGCGAGCATCCCTGGGAGGTGCGCTTCATCGAGTTCATGCCGGTGAGCGACGGCCTCGACTATACCCCGGAAAACCGCTTCAGCGCGGCGGCCATTATGGAGGCTCTGGGCAGGGAAGGGGAGCTGATTCCGATTCCCCGGCAGGGCCCGGCCGGCCCGGCCCGCCTCTTCCGCTACCCGGACGGTCTGGGGCGGCTCGGGGTGATCCCCGCCGTGTCCGACCATTTTTGCGGAGAGTGCAACCGTCTGCGCGTCACCGCCGACGGCCGGATCCGCACCTGCCTGTTTTCCGATGCGGAAATCGATCTGAGGAGCGCCCTGCGCGGCGAGTCTCCGGGCGTGTCCCTGGAGGAGCTGCTGCGGACCGCCGTCGGCGAAAAGCCGGAGCGGCACCGCATTGGTGAAGAGGATTTTCAGCACGGGAGCCGGCGCATGCAGAAGATCGGAGGGTGA